In a single window of the Heliangelus exortis chromosome 30, bHelExo1.hap1, whole genome shotgun sequence genome:
- the RASSF2 gene encoding ras association domain-containing protein 2 — translation MDYGGCQCLVPCGKDKYISKNELLLHLKTYNIYYEGQNLQLRHREEEGELVVEGLLNISWGLRRPIRLQMQDDNQRIRPPPSSSSWHSGCNLGAHGSLLKPSTLPDIQVMDVGTTPSMEAPGNNTASKLQPEEVPQLMRTRSDVGVRRRGSTRTPGEQRRIRRHRFSINGHFYNHKTSVFTPAYGSVTNVRINSTMTTPQVLKLLLNKFKIENSAEEFALYIVHTSGEKQKLRPSDYPLIARILQGPCEQVSKVFLMEKDQVEEVTYDVAQYIKFEMPVLRSFIQKLEEEEDREVKKLMRKYSILRLMIEQRLEEISEGPTAM, via the exons atggaTTACGGTGGCTGCCAGTGCCTGGTTCCCTGCGGAAAGGATAAATACATCTCCAA AAATGAGCTGCTGCTACACTTGAAGACGTACAACATCTACTATGAAGGGCAGAACCTCCAGTTGCGACACCGGGAG GAGGAAGGCGAGCTGGTTGTGGAGGGGCTGCTGAACATCTCCTGGGGTTTGCGGCGCCCCATCCGCCTGCAGATGCAGGATGACAACCAACGCAtccgcccccccccctcctcctcctcctggcactcgGGATGCAACCTGGGGGCCCACGG GTCCCTGCTGAAGCCCAGCACCTTGCCAGACATCCAGGTTATGGATGTGGGGACCACGCCAAGCATGGAGGCTCCTGGGAACAACACGG cctctAAGTTGCAGCCAGAAGAGGTGCCACAGCTGATGAGGACCCGGAGTGATGTTGGGGTGCGGCGCAGGGGCAGCACCCGCACCCCTGGCGAGCAGCGCCGCATCCGCCGCCACCGCTTCTCCATCAATGGGCACTTCTACAACCACAAG ACATCCGTGTTCACCCCGGCATACGGCTCCGTCACTAACGTCCGGATAAACAGCACCATGACCACCCCCCAGGTCCTGAAACTGCTGCTCAACAAATTCAAG ATTGAGAACTCGGCAGAGGAGTTTGCTCTTTACATTGTCCACACCAGTGGAG AGAAGCAAAAACTGCGTCCCAGCGATTACCCCCTGATCGCCCGCATCCTGCAGGGCCCCTGTGAGCAGGTCTCCAAAGTCTTCCTCATGGAGAAGGACCAGGTGGAAGAAGTCACCTACGAT GTTGCTCAGTACATCAAATTTGAGATGCCAGTCCTCAGGAGCTTCATCcaaaagctggaggaagaggaggatcgGGAGGTGAAGAAGCTGATGCGCAA ATACTCCATCCTCCGGCTTATGATCGAGCAAAGGCTGGAGGAGATTTCTGAGGGTCCCACAGCCATGTGA
- the PRNP gene encoding major prion protein homolog: protein MARLLVTSCLLALLLSTWTTGAFSKKGKGKPGGGGWGTGSNRQPSYPRQPGYPQNPGYPHNPGYPHNPGYPHNPGYPHNPGYPHNPGYPHNPGWGQGYNPSSGGSYNQKPWKPPKPKTNFKHVAGAAAAGAVVGGLGGYAMGRVMSGMQPRFDSPDESRWWNQNAARYPNQVYYRQDYGGPVPQDVFVADCFNITVTEYNIGPAAKKNTSEASPGGNQTETEMETKVVSKVIREMCIQQYREYRLASGIRLHLADASLAALLLLLPLFAMP, encoded by the coding sequence ATGGCCCGGCTCCTTgtcacctcctgcctgctggccctgctcctcagcacctgGACCACCGGCGCCTTCTCCaagaaaggcaaaggcaaacccgGAGGCGGTGGTTGGGGCACCGGCAGCAATCGCCAGCCCAGTTACCCCCGCCAGCCCGGTTACCCCCAAAACCCTGGATACCCCCACAATCCTGGCTACCCCCACAATCCTGGCTACCCCCACAATCCCGGCTACCCGCACAACCCCGGCTACCCCCACAACCCCGGCTACCCCCACAACCCAGGTTGGGGCCAAGGCTACAACCCATCGAGTGGAGGGAGCTACAACCAAAAACCTTGGAAACCTCCGAAACCCAAGACCAACTTCAAGCACGTGGCTGGGGCGGCGGCAGCCGGGGCGGtggtgggagggctggggggttACGCCATGGGGCGGGTGATGTCGGGGATGCAGCCCCGCTTCGACAGCCCTGATGAGTCCCGTTGGTGGAACCAGAACGCGGCCCGCTACCCCAACCAGGTTTATTACCGCCAGGATTACGGCGGCCCCGTCCCTCAGGATGTCTTTGTCGCCGATTGTTTCAACATCACCGTCACCGAATACAACATCGGCCCCGCCGCCAAGAAGAACACCTCAGAGGCCTCCCCGGGGGGCAACCAAACGGAGACGGAGATGGAGACCAAGGTGGTGAGCAAAGTGATCCGGGAAATGTGCATCCAGCAGTACCGCGAGTACCGCCTGGCCTCGGGCATCCGGCTCCACCTCGCCGACGCATCCCttgctgccctcctcctcctcctccccctcttcgCCATGCCCTGA